A region of Moorena producens PAL-8-15-08-1 DNA encodes the following proteins:
- the bioB gene encoding biotin synthase BioB, with translation MSTAVGLSVDLSTTPANTPASTPEQCSTSPASVNEWLQKLTEGIIAGDRITREEALALTKLEGQDNILLLCQAADKVRQACCGNTVDLCSIVNVKSGGCSENCGFCAQSAHHPGVDSPIYGLKSKQEIMAQAKAAEAAGAKRFCLVSQGRGPKYSSPKSKEFEQILETVREIIAETSIKPCCALGEVTSEQAQALKEAGVTRYNHNLETSERFFPEIVTTHSWRDRVETIQNLKAVGIQACTGGIMGMGESWEDRVDLALALRELKVESVPLNLLNPRSGTPLGESGKLDTYDALKAIAIFRMILPEQILRYAGGREAVMGELQAQGLKSGINAMLIGHYLTTLGQPPEQDHAMLDSLGLTGGEAPIPGEYNSQNK, from the coding sequence TTGTCAACTGCTGTAGGTCTATCTGTAGATTTATCAACTACACCAGCAAATACACCAGCAAGTACACCAGAACAATGCTCAACATCCCCAGCATCCGTGAATGAGTGGCTGCAAAAGCTAACTGAGGGGATTATTGCAGGCGATCGCATTACTAGAGAGGAAGCCTTAGCCCTGACCAAACTGGAAGGGCAAGATAATATATTGCTGCTGTGCCAAGCAGCTGACAAAGTGCGCCAAGCCTGCTGTGGTAATACGGTGGATTTGTGTAGTATCGTCAATGTCAAATCTGGTGGCTGCTCAGAAAACTGTGGTTTCTGTGCCCAGTCGGCTCACCATCCTGGCGTTGATTCCCCGATTTATGGTCTTAAGTCTAAGCAAGAGATTATGGCTCAAGCTAAGGCAGCTGAAGCGGCTGGAGCCAAACGTTTTTGCCTAGTCAGTCAGGGACGTGGACCAAAGTACAGTAGTCCTAAATCGAAAGAGTTTGAACAAATTCTGGAAACCGTACGGGAGATTATTGCCGAAACCAGCATTAAGCCTTGCTGTGCTTTGGGAGAAGTCACCTCGGAACAAGCCCAAGCCCTCAAAGAAGCTGGGGTAACTCGCTACAACCACAACTTAGAAACCTCAGAGCGGTTTTTCCCAGAAATTGTGACTACCCACAGCTGGCGCGATCGCGTCGAGACGATCCAGAACTTGAAAGCAGTGGGGATTCAAGCCTGCACTGGTGGGATTATGGGCATGGGTGAAAGCTGGGAAGACCGAGTGGATTTAGCTCTAGCGCTGCGGGAGTTAAAGGTGGAATCAGTACCCCTGAACTTGCTCAATCCTCGCTCTGGAACCCCTTTGGGAGAATCTGGGAAGCTAGATACCTATGACGCACTAAAAGCGATCGCAATTTTCCGGATGATCCTACCTGAGCAAATCCTGCGCTATGCTGGTGGGCGAGAAGCCGTGATGGGTGAATTGCAGGCACAAGGGCTAAAATCCGGAATCAATGCTATGCTGATTGGACACTACCTCACCACTCTGGGACAGCCACCAGAGCAAGACCACGCTATGCTGGACTCTTTGGGTCTAACCGGTGGTGAAGCTCCGATTCCCGGAGAATATAACTCCCAGAATAAATAG
- a CDS encoding PstS family phosphate ABC transporter substrate-binding protein, producing MITSLAVGITSCGGSTPTAQVKVDGSSTVFPISEAMAEEFQKANPGIQVTVGVSGTGGGFKKFCAGETDISNGSRPIKESEIELCKNGGIEYIELPIAFDGLSVVVNKDNNFASCLKTAELKKIWEPAAQGKINNWNQVRPGFPNQKLGLYGPGTDSGTYDYFMENIVGKKVGSRGDYTASEDDNLIVQGVSTDKGGLGFFGYAYYEENKDKLKLLQIDGGSGCVAPSTATIADGSYKPLSRPEFIYVKKEAATRPEVKAFVDYQLAAANSKLISEVGYVPMPEDIMMLVRKRFSDGTVGTVFANAPKGSKVKQLLEK from the coding sequence TTGATCACCTCCTTAGCCGTGGGGATTACCTCCTGTGGTGGTTCAACCCCCACAGCTCAAGTTAAGGTAGATGGTTCCAGCACCGTATTTCCCATCTCTGAGGCCATGGCGGAAGAGTTCCAGAAAGCCAATCCGGGAATCCAAGTTACTGTCGGTGTCTCTGGTACTGGTGGTGGATTCAAGAAATTTTGTGCTGGAGAAACGGATATTTCCAACGGCTCCCGTCCGATCAAAGAATCAGAAATAGAGCTTTGCAAGAACGGAGGAATTGAGTACATCGAATTGCCCATCGCCTTTGATGGACTCTCTGTAGTAGTTAACAAAGACAATAACTTTGCTAGTTGCCTAAAAACTGCTGAACTAAAAAAAATCTGGGAACCAGCAGCTCAAGGCAAAATCAACAACTGGAATCAAGTTCGTCCTGGTTTCCCCAATCAAAAACTAGGACTTTATGGTCCAGGAACTGACTCCGGAACCTATGACTACTTTATGGAAAACATAGTTGGTAAAAAAGTTGGCTCTCGGGGCGACTATACCGCTAGTGAAGATGACAATTTGATTGTCCAAGGGGTATCGACTGATAAGGGTGGACTAGGCTTCTTTGGTTACGCCTACTACGAAGAAAACAAAGATAAACTCAAACTGTTACAGATTGACGGAGGAAGTGGTTGCGTTGCCCCTAGCACAGCAACTATTGCCGATGGAAGTTACAAACCTCTATCTCGCCCAGAGTTTATCTACGTTAAGAAAGAGGCGGCAACTCGACCTGAAGTTAAAGCCTTTGTAGACTATCAGTTGGCAGCAGCCAATTCAAAATTAATCTCAGAAGTTGGCTATGTTCCCATGCCAGAAGACATTATGATGCTGGTGAGAAAGCGTTTTAGCGATGGCACAGTTGGTACAGTCTTTGCTAATGCTCCTAAAGGCTCCAAAGTGAAACAGCTATTAGAGAAATAA
- the pstC gene encoding phosphate ABC transporter permease subunit PstC → MTTTPPSFESSDSEMFRPNRQLNKRVELVVKIVFATFAFVSVATTIGIVLTLIFETVAFFQEVSLWKFLTDTAWTPLFANPQFGIFVLISATFLTSVIALMVALPLGLLAAICLSEYASTGVRRWLKPALEILAGVPTVVFGYFALMLVSPFLKTFIPGLQGFNALSAGIVLGIAIIPMVASLSEDAIYAVPNSLRQGAYALGATKRETIIGVVIPAALSGIVASFVLAVSRAVGETMIVSIAAGQNPTLGLNPLVPVMTMTAYIVQVSLGDTPAGSLAYKTIFSVGMTLFLLTLALNIFSFWFVRRFREKYD, encoded by the coding sequence ATGACTACCACTCCGCCATCTTTTGAGTCATCAGACTCTGAGATGTTTCGACCAAACCGGCAGTTAAACAAGCGGGTAGAACTGGTAGTAAAAATAGTTTTTGCTACCTTTGCCTTTGTTTCTGTCGCAACTACCATCGGCATTGTTCTAACCTTAATATTTGAAACAGTAGCATTTTTCCAAGAAGTATCACTCTGGAAATTCCTGACTGATACAGCATGGACTCCCTTGTTTGCTAATCCCCAGTTTGGCATTTTTGTGCTGATTAGTGCCACCTTCCTGACCTCTGTAATCGCGCTGATGGTGGCATTACCCTTAGGATTGCTGGCAGCTATCTGCTTGAGTGAATATGCATCTACTGGTGTCCGTCGCTGGCTCAAACCTGCCCTAGAAATATTAGCAGGGGTTCCTACGGTGGTATTTGGTTACTTCGCCCTGATGCTAGTGAGCCCTTTCTTAAAAACATTTATTCCCGGGTTACAAGGATTCAATGCCTTAAGCGCTGGGATTGTTTTAGGAATAGCCATTATTCCCATGGTAGCTTCCCTCAGTGAAGATGCTATCTATGCTGTACCCAATAGTTTAAGACAAGGTGCTTATGCCTTGGGGGCAACTAAACGAGAAACCATCATCGGAGTAGTAATACCAGCAGCATTATCTGGAATTGTTGCTTCCTTCGTACTAGCGGTTTCCCGTGCTGTGGGTGAAACCATGATTGTTAGTATTGCTGCCGGTCAAAATCCCACCTTGGGACTGAATCCCCTAGTACCAGTGATGACCATGACAGCCTATATCGTTCAGGTCAGCTTAGGAGATACACCAGCAGGTTCCCTAGCCTACAAAACTATTTTTTCTGTAGGTATGACCCTGTTCTTACTGACCTTAGCCCTAAATATCTTTAGCTTTTGGTTTGTCCGTCGCTTTCGGGAGAAATACGACTAA
- the pstA gene encoding phosphate ABC transporter permease PstA: protein MAQDLKPLGDDSPGYFNLALPKRYNFDKIFAIAAWLAIFFGLVILAVLLIDVFLDGLSRLNGQFITSPPSRKPDQAGIFPPLIGSVWLLVLTAMVSFPLGVGAGIFLEEYATDNLLTQIIEINIANLAAVPSIIYGLLGLQVFVRWLAPITNGRSILTGALTLSLLILPIIIVATRESLRAIPNSLRQAGYALGATRWQVIREHIFPLALPGILTGTILALSRAIGETAPLITIGALSFITRPPMNPQDPFTALPIQIYNWISRPQEAFHTNAAAGIVMLMVVLLVMNAGAIFLRNKFQSNR from the coding sequence ATGGCACAAGACCTAAAACCTCTAGGAGACGATTCCCCAGGTTACTTCAATCTCGCGCTACCCAAGCGCTATAACTTTGATAAAATCTTCGCCATTGCTGCCTGGCTTGCCATCTTTTTTGGGCTAGTGATACTGGCAGTATTGCTGATTGATGTTTTTCTCGATGGTCTGTCCCGGCTCAATGGGCAATTTATCACCAGTCCTCCCTCCCGTAAACCAGACCAAGCTGGTATTTTTCCTCCTTTAATCGGTAGTGTCTGGCTGTTGGTGCTAACAGCAATGGTCTCTTTTCCCTTGGGAGTAGGGGCGGGTATTTTCTTAGAAGAATATGCCACTGACAACCTATTGACCCAGATTATTGAAATCAACATCGCTAACCTAGCTGCTGTACCTTCAATTATTTACGGCTTATTGGGTTTACAAGTGTTTGTTCGGTGGTTGGCTCCCATTACTAATGGTAGGAGCATACTAACTGGTGCCCTAACCCTGTCGTTGTTAATTCTGCCCATCATTATTGTTGCCACCCGTGAAAGTCTACGGGCAATTCCCAATAGTTTGCGTCAAGCGGGTTATGCCTTAGGAGCAACTCGTTGGCAAGTTATTCGAGAGCATATTTTTCCTCTCGCTTTACCTGGTATCCTGACAGGAACCATTTTGGCACTGTCAAGGGCAATTGGGGAAACTGCTCCTTTGATTACTATCGGAGCCTTGAGCTTCATTACCAGGCCGCCAATGAACCCACAAGATCCATTTACTGCACTGCCAATTCAAATTTACAACTGGATCTCTCGTCCCCAAGAAGCCTTCCATACTAACGCGGCGGCGGGAATTGTGATGTTGATGGTAGTGCTGTTGGTTATGAATGCCGGAGCAATTTTCCTGCGCAACAAATTCCAAAGCAATAGATAA
- the pstB gene encoding phosphate ABC transporter ATP-binding protein PstB: MNYNPVMDYNTSSVEVEYPVLRAEKVSVYYGSFLAVKDVYLDIPKNQVTAFIGPSGCGKSTLLRCFNRLNDLIPGARVTGRITFHGENLYDQKFDNSIEEVRRRIGMVFQKPNPFPKSIYENIAFGARINGYQGDMDELVERSLQQAALWDEVKDKLRQSGLSLSGGQQQRLCIARALAIKPEVLLMDEPCSALDPISTLKVEELMHELKEKYTIVIVTHNMQQATRVADMTAFYNARATETGGKQGYLVEFNKTEVIFQNPQQEATRDYVSGRFG, from the coding sequence ATGAATTACAACCCAGTTATGGACTACAACACTTCGTCTGTAGAAGTAGAATATCCGGTTTTACGGGCTGAAAAAGTTTCCGTCTACTATGGATCATTTTTAGCAGTCAAAGATGTCTATTTAGATATTCCCAAAAACCAAGTTACCGCGTTTATCGGACCGTCTGGTTGTGGAAAAAGCACCTTGTTACGGTGCTTTAATCGCTTAAACGACCTGATTCCGGGAGCACGGGTAACAGGTAGAATTACCTTCCATGGCGAAAATCTCTATGATCAAAAGTTTGACAACAGCATTGAAGAAGTACGTCGCCGCATTGGCATGGTATTCCAAAAGCCAAACCCTTTTCCCAAATCCATTTATGAAAATATTGCCTTCGGAGCCCGGATTAACGGCTATCAAGGGGACATGGATGAATTAGTGGAGCGCAGTCTTCAACAAGCTGCCCTCTGGGATGAAGTCAAAGATAAACTAAGACAGAGTGGTCTGTCTCTATCTGGTGGTCAACAACAGCGTTTGTGTATTGCTCGTGCCTTAGCCATTAAGCCAGAAGTGTTGTTGATGGATGAACCCTGCTCCGCTCTTGACCCCATCTCCACCCTCAAAGTGGAAGAACTAATGCACGAGCTGAAAGAAAAATACACGATTGTTATCGTTACCCACAACATGCAACAAGCTACCCGAGTAGCAGACATGACCGCTTTCTATAACGCTAGGGCAACGGAAACAGGTGGCAAACAAGGCTATTTAGTAGAGTTCAATAAAACTGAAGTCATCTTCCAAAATCCTCAGCAGGAAGCAACTAGGGACTATGTTAGTGGGCGTTTCGGCTAA
- the psb27 gene encoding photosystem II protein Psb27 produces the protein MRIKRYLSGFIALVLVMVIGLTGCASSGTGLTGDYRQDTIVALQELRQALELPEDSPDKTAIREKATLLMNDYASRYRRDRSVSTLNSFTTMRTAVNSLAGYYSSYPNRPLPKKVKDRLEQEFSQVERSLKRGA, from the coding sequence ATGCGAATAAAGCGCTACTTATCAGGTTTTATTGCCCTGGTACTGGTTATGGTTATCGGTTTAACTGGTTGTGCCTCAAGTGGTACAGGCTTAACAGGAGATTACCGTCAGGATACAATAGTTGCTCTACAAGAATTAAGACAAGCCCTTGAATTACCAGAAGATTCACCAGATAAGACGGCAATTCGTGAAAAAGCAACTCTACTGATGAATGACTATGCTTCGCGCTACCGCAGAGATAGATCTGTGTCTACCCTTAATTCCTTCACTACCATGCGAACTGCTGTCAATTCCTTGGCTGGTTACTACAGTTCCTATCCCAATCGCCCTTTACCGAAAAAGGTGAAGGATCGTCTAGAGCAGGAATTTTCCCAAGTAGAGCGTTCTCTCAAACGGGGCGCTTAA
- a CDS encoding family 10 glycosylhydrolase, producing MYNSFGKRRQHRQGLHRSLIATFAIGSSLLSQCWFVPTAEAKTKAYCHFTQEAIAQKESLRVNSLKDNSDSKISYQTIIQEHASFLQQCRSQTWPQNQAIWVRLYPCDARPGALEETLDRIVNQGYNQVYVEVFYDGRVLLPKSDNRTPWPSVIQQPGTENVDLLAQAIQKGRERGLQVYAWMFTMNFGYTYGHRAERQQILARNGRGETSLSVVKDGSQVFIDPYNRQAQVDYYEMLKGVLKRRPDGILFDYIRYPRGSGSQSVASSVKDLWIYSDAAKQALYQRAGNNQGKELIRRYLSKGSISAKDIKAVKKLYPDEKTPLWQGRTPSPRESTRTIQWQLWQLSVAHAAQGILDFLKLGELAAERAGVQAGAVFFPDGNQVVGRMGYDSRLQPWEHFPRSLEWHPMSYGVCGHTGCIANLVKRVFKWASSETDVKPALAGTWGRSIKNRPSLENQMQALRRVTPQINSVSHFAFSWQNPEFDRERKFCRL from the coding sequence ATGTATAACAGTTTTGGTAAACGGAGGCAACACCGACAAGGTCTACATCGTAGCTTGATTGCCACCTTTGCAATAGGAAGTAGTCTTTTGAGTCAGTGTTGGTTTGTACCAACCGCTGAGGCAAAAACAAAAGCTTATTGCCACTTTACTCAGGAAGCGATCGCTCAAAAAGAAAGCTTAAGAGTTAATTCCTTAAAGGACAACTCAGACTCTAAAATCAGCTACCAAACCATTATCCAGGAACACGCCAGTTTCTTACAGCAGTGTCGTTCCCAAACCTGGCCGCAAAATCAAGCAATTTGGGTGCGCTTATATCCCTGTGATGCTCGTCCTGGAGCCCTTGAGGAAACCCTCGACCGTATTGTGAACCAAGGCTACAATCAGGTCTACGTTGAAGTATTTTACGATGGTCGCGTCCTGTTACCAAAGTCAGATAATCGTACTCCTTGGCCGTCAGTCATACAACAACCGGGGACTGAGAACGTAGATTTATTAGCCCAGGCGATTCAAAAAGGTCGTGAGCGGGGTTTGCAGGTGTATGCCTGGATGTTTACGATGAATTTTGGTTATACCTACGGTCATCGTGCTGAGCGGCAACAGATTCTTGCCCGCAATGGTCGAGGAGAGACCAGTTTGTCTGTAGTTAAGGATGGCTCTCAAGTATTTATCGACCCTTATAATCGACAAGCCCAGGTAGACTACTATGAGATGCTTAAGGGTGTATTAAAGCGACGCCCCGATGGGATTTTATTTGACTACATTCGCTATCCCCGTGGTTCAGGTTCCCAGTCTGTGGCCAGCAGTGTCAAGGATCTTTGGATTTACAGTGATGCAGCTAAGCAAGCCCTCTATCAACGGGCTGGTAACAATCAAGGTAAGGAGCTAATTCGGCGCTATCTGAGTAAGGGTTCCATTAGTGCTAAGGATATAAAAGCTGTCAAAAAGCTCTACCCTGATGAAAAAACTCCCCTGTGGCAAGGTCGCACTCCTTCCCCAAGAGAGAGTACTCGAACTATACAATGGCAGTTATGGCAACTAAGTGTTGCTCACGCTGCCCAGGGGATATTAGACTTTCTTAAATTAGGCGAACTGGCAGCAGAGCGAGCTGGGGTACAAGCTGGTGCAGTGTTTTTCCCCGATGGCAACCAAGTTGTAGGTCGCATGGGTTATGATTCCAGACTACAGCCTTGGGAACATTTTCCCCGTTCCCTGGAATGGCATCCCATGTCTTATGGTGTTTGTGGTCACACCGGTTGTATTGCTAATTTAGTCAAACGGGTGTTCAAGTGGGCCTCGTCGGAAACAGACGTAAAACCAGCATTAGCAGGAACTTGGGGAAGATCCATAAAAAATCGTCCTTCCCTAGAAAACCAGATGCAGGCATTGCGCCGAGTGACACCACAAATCAACTCAGTCAGTCATTTTGCCTTCTCTTGGCAAAATCCAGAATTTGACCGCGAGCGAAAGTTTTGCAGATTATAG
- the rpe gene encoding ribulose-phosphate 3-epimerase, with protein MSNTLSENQVVIAPSILSADFSRLGEEIKAVDAAGADWIHVDVMDGRFVPNITIGPLVVSAIRPITQKPLDVHLMIVEPEKYVADFAKAGADIISVHAEHNASPHLHRTLCQIRELGKQAGVVLNPSSSLDLIEYVLEVCDLILIMSVNPGFGGQSFIKEVVPKIRTLRQMCDERGLSPWIEVDGGLKVNNTWQVLEAGANAIVAGSAVFKAPDYAEAISGIRNSKRPEPELVTA; from the coding sequence ATGAGCAACACCCTATCCGAAAACCAAGTTGTTATTGCCCCTTCTATCCTGTCAGCTGATTTTAGCCGACTGGGAGAAGAAATTAAGGCTGTGGATGCCGCAGGCGCTGATTGGATTCATGTTGATGTCATGGATGGTAGATTTGTCCCTAACATCACCATTGGTCCTCTAGTTGTTAGCGCCATTCGCCCGATTACCCAAAAGCCACTGGATGTCCACTTGATGATTGTGGAACCAGAAAAGTATGTGGCAGACTTTGCTAAGGCAGGGGCTGATATTATATCCGTTCATGCTGAACACAACGCTTCACCCCATCTGCACCGCACTCTCTGTCAGATTAGAGAATTGGGTAAGCAAGCAGGTGTTGTACTTAACCCCTCCTCATCCTTGGATTTAATTGAGTACGTCCTAGAAGTCTGTGACTTGATCCTGATTATGAGCGTCAATCCTGGCTTTGGTGGTCAAAGCTTTATCAAAGAAGTTGTGCCAAAAATCCGCACACTGCGTCAGATGTGTGATGAGCGTGGTCTTTCTCCCTGGATTGAAGTGGATGGAGGACTCAAGGTTAACAATACCTGGCAAGTGCTAGAAGCTGGAGCGAATGCAATTGTGGCTGGCTCGGCTGTATTCAAGGCACCAGATTACGCAGAGGCAATTAGCGGTATTCGTAACAGCAAGCGTCCTGAACCCGAATTAGTAACTGCTTAA
- a CDS encoding CAAD domain-containing protein, whose product MASNPQASAYTQSSTNETTLEDEKQLKVDLKVDKPGAIAKLTAPEPGLTQPWQEWLQTLTDILSQLPEYIGGFVSNYQKPLLTIGLLLAGFMTVKITLAVLDAINDIPLMAPLFELVGIGYTIWFVARYLLKVETRQELSGEIQSLKGQFIAKK is encoded by the coding sequence ATGGCGTCAAATCCCCAAGCATCTGCATATACTCAGAGCAGCACCAATGAAACTACCCTTGAGGATGAAAAACAGCTGAAAGTAGACCTCAAAGTTGACAAACCTGGTGCTATAGCTAAACTCACTGCTCCTGAGCCAGGACTGACCCAACCGTGGCAAGAATGGTTGCAAACTCTTACAGACATTTTGTCACAATTGCCGGAATATATAGGCGGATTTGTTAGCAATTACCAAAAACCCTTGCTTACCATTGGTCTTTTGCTCGCTGGGTTCATGACTGTTAAGATCACTTTGGCGGTGCTGGATGCCATTAACGATATTCCCCTGATGGCTCCGTTGTTTGAATTAGTTGGTATTGGCTATACCATCTGGTTTGTAGCTCGTTATCTACTCAAAGTTGAAACACGCCAAGAATTATCAGGGGAGATTCAATCCCTTAAAGGTCAGTTTATAGCTAAAAAGTGA
- a CDS encoding HetZ-related protein 2: MQTLKQGSKECNVMAKLADKLETEWQSRLLSDCPNQNTATSSSIVQWLIGENKEGFDTLTQSQLAIAVQAMEYRYRILRQRYLGVPPERSYRNLTTRLASLVTLRNKIRTWVSLSRDRQRAVVDVLQEVIQELLNSDRYIQKQIAWIGQCTKKEPLRNALLLTTLEEYCLRPIRNQPLIIYRFVNFLRRSQRGGMTHVPEGDMVRLVSESINPEGEADAPVSLLDNQAITNYQHKQAWEDKQSLRISVSKEFEAYLEKNLGSEAAQWLRLYLQGQSQEAIARRLDWPIKKVYRLREKISYHATRVFSINGVKGKPDLVATWLETSYTEHRFGLTPKQWQEYQQKLTPEQQQLLDKIKAGQTFEAIANDLNWRTNQVMGEWNKLYLAAQALRSASAS, encoded by the coding sequence ATGCAAACTTTAAAACAGGGATCCAAGGAGTGCAATGTCATGGCAAAGTTGGCGGACAAACTCGAAACAGAATGGCAGTCACGCTTGTTGAGTGACTGTCCAAACCAAAATACAGCCACCAGCTCCAGTATTGTACAGTGGTTAATTGGAGAAAATAAAGAGGGGTTTGACACCCTCACTCAGAGCCAACTGGCAATCGCTGTCCAAGCAATGGAGTATCGTTACAGAATTTTGCGACAGCGTTACTTGGGCGTGCCACCAGAACGTTCCTATCGCAATTTGACCACCCGCTTAGCTAGTCTAGTTACCTTACGCAATAAAATCCGCACTTGGGTATCCCTAAGTCGCGATCGCCAAAGAGCTGTGGTGGATGTTCTCCAAGAAGTGATTCAGGAATTATTAAATAGCGATCGCTATATCCAAAAGCAAATTGCCTGGATTGGACAATGTACCAAGAAAGAACCGCTGCGCAATGCTTTATTATTAACTACTCTTGAAGAGTATTGTCTGCGCCCGATTCGCAACCAGCCCTTAATTATCTATCGATTTGTAAACTTTCTGCGTCGGTCTCAACGTGGCGGGATGACCCATGTGCCGGAAGGAGACATGGTACGTTTAGTGTCAGAGTCAATCAACCCGGAAGGGGAAGCCGATGCACCAGTGAGTCTATTGGATAACCAAGCCATTACTAATTATCAACATAAGCAGGCTTGGGAAGACAAACAAAGCCTAAGGATCTCCGTATCTAAAGAATTTGAGGCTTACTTAGAGAAAAACTTAGGGTCTGAGGCGGCCCAATGGCTGCGACTTTACTTGCAAGGTCAATCTCAAGAGGCGATCGCTCGTCGCCTAGATTGGCCGATCAAGAAAGTCTATCGTCTACGGGAAAAAATTAGCTACCATGCCACTCGTGTCTTTTCCATCAATGGGGTAAAAGGGAAGCCAGACTTAGTAGCCACTTGGTTGGAAACATCCTATACTGAGCACCGTTTTGGACTAACCCCAAAGCAATGGCAAGAATATCAGCAGAAACTTACCCCTGAACAACAGCAGTTGCTGGATAAGATCAAAGCTGGTCAGACCTTCGAAGCGATCGCTAACGATCTTAACTGGAGAACTAACCAGGTTATGGGTGAATGGAACAAACTCTATCTAGCAGCTCAAGCGCTGCGCAGTGCTTCAGCAAGTTGA
- a CDS encoding DUF2470 domain-containing protein, with the protein MSDPLSPEVSDRICKHMNDDHADAVALYAQTFGNSPDTEEAEMVSIDPQGMNIITKVKGESSTVRITFDHVLKDSEDAHYTLIDMIKQARQSVSNLKG; encoded by the coding sequence ATGTCTGACCCATTGTCTCCTGAGGTAAGCGATCGCATTTGTAAGCACATGAACGATGATCATGCTGATGCTGTGGCACTGTATGCTCAGACTTTCGGTAATTCGCCTGATACAGAAGAAGCAGAAATGGTTTCCATTGATCCTCAAGGCATGAATATAATCACAAAAGTCAAGGGGGAGTCTTCCACTGTGCGCATTACGTTTGATCATGTACTTAAAGATTCTGAAGATGCTCACTACACCTTAATTGACATGATCAAACAAGCAAGGCAGTCAGTAAGCAACCTGAAGGGGTGA
- a CDS encoding Hsp20/alpha crystallin family protein encodes MAITRSEHLPDLESVHRELNRRLTHFMNSDEGGFPGMTFMPYAEIEETPKAVYLRLEIPGMEAKDLDVELTEDSVCISGDRKSAARTKGRGMVRSELRYGKFKRVIPISAKINRNQVEAEYHNGMLKLTLPKG; translated from the coding sequence ATGGCTATTACTCGTTCGGAACATCTGCCAGATCTAGAAAGTGTGCATCGGGAACTCAACCGCCGACTCACCCATTTCATGAATAGCGACGAGGGAGGATTTCCAGGGATGACGTTTATGCCCTATGCAGAGATCGAAGAAACTCCTAAAGCCGTTTACCTCAGACTAGAAATTCCAGGCATGGAAGCCAAAGACCTTGATGTTGAACTCACCGAAGACTCTGTTTGCATCAGTGGCGATCGCAAATCAGCAGCTAGGACTAAAGGAAGAGGTATGGTACGCTCGGAACTACGCTATGGGAAATTCAAACGGGTTATTCCAATATCAGCCAAGATTAACAGAAATCAGGTTGAAGCTGAATATCACAACGGCATGCTGAAGCTCACCCTGCCTAAAGGGTAA
- a CDS encoding EF-hand domain-containing protein, with amino-acid sequence MYFSWISFGEWLQDLVDLNGNGQIELSEWLECLDKRLDYDFSEAFIKLIDGNEDGKIVIEELKLFYQAYQIDTTHIEEAFETLDLNLDSSISKEEFKQIFDHFLYSEDVQAPGNWFLGVSLAKQL; translated from the coding sequence TTGTATTTCTCCTGGATCAGCTTTGGAGAATGGTTACAAGATTTAGTTGATTTAAATGGGAATGGTCAGATTGAACTCAGTGAATGGTTAGAATGCCTCGATAAGCGTTTGGATTATGATTTTTCTGAAGCCTTTATCAAGCTCATTGATGGCAATGAAGATGGCAAAATTGTGATAGAGGAACTTAAACTATTTTATCAAGCTTACCAAATCGATACAACTCATATAGAGGAAGCTTTTGAAACTCTCGATCTCAATCTTGATAGTTCTATTTCTAAAGAGGAGTTCAAACAAATCTTCGATCATTTTTTGTATAGTGAGGATGTACAAGCACCTGGAAATTGGTTTTTAGGTGTTAGTTTAGCGAAGCAGCTCTGA